One stretch of Weissella koreensis KACC 15510 DNA includes these proteins:
- a CDS encoding DUF2255 family protein yields MWTQEELDAIDQEDSLFISIPNAEGKMHKPTYIWGVSSNGSFYARGASGVTSKWYQAALVAKKAHIVIGSVEKDVILEFPTDIKTKINVDKAFRQKYNSYLDLMTSEAVSAATVKMIPIN; encoded by the coding sequence ATGTGGACTCAAGAAGAATTAGATGCGATTGATCAAGAAGATTCGTTATTTATTTCAATTCCAAATGCTGAAGGAAAGATGCATAAACCAACATACATTTGGGGTGTGTCATCAAATGGAAGTTTCTATGCTAGAGGTGCCAGTGGGGTAACCAGTAAATGGTACCAAGCAGCATTGGTAGCTAAAAAAGCACATATAGTTATTGGTAGTGTTGAAAAAGATGTTATTTTGGAGTTCCCAACAGACATTAAAACAAAAATAAATGTTGATAAAGCATTTAGACAAAAATATAATTCCTATTTAGACTTAATGACAAGTGAAGCTGTTTCAGCAGCGACTGTGAAAATGATTCCCATAAATTAA
- a CDS encoding MerR family transcriptional regulator, which yields MNIKEVANISGLTPNSIRYYERLGVIPPIPRDKNGNRVFGDLEIQWLNFARDLRHAGVHVEKIIDYTKLVSQGDSSIKGRINLLEETKDELDEKISELKQTREHIQFKIDNYDSHMIKIEKNLMNEEMEN from the coding sequence ATGAATATTAAAGAAGTAGCAAATATTTCAGGCCTAACGCCAAATTCTATTCGATACTATGAACGATTAGGTGTAATTCCTCCAATTCCGAGAGATAAAAATGGAAATAGAGTTTTTGGCGATTTGGAAATACAATGGCTTAACTTTGCGCGGGATTTAAGGCATGCTGGCGTACATGTTGAAAAAATAATTGATTATACAAAACTTGTTTCACAAGGTGATTCATCAATTAAAGGTAGAATTAATTTATTGGAAGAAACTAAAGACGAGTTAGATGAAAAAATATCTGAATTAAAACAGACACGTGAACATATACAATTTAAAATAGATAACTATGACTCGCATATGATTAAAATTGAAAAAAATTTAATGAATGAAGAAATGGAGAATTAG
- a CDS encoding LysR family transcriptional regulator → MNFTQINVFINVAETLNFSETAQKMHMTQPSITKNIQQLELELTKKLFNRNKGIVSLTAEGEFFYHNISDIMLRIEQTVTQVKQQDFFDNITLGYTNTPFEKMFLPKLLKRMATDLDNVNLALHNFNLNSSVDALLSKRFDLLLTTDDNVGINKNIAFEPILESNFKVLLPVTDRLAKRSVLTIDDLINSDIIYFNPRQSPPAIDQVQMTLKDLGPKRKFNVAETANTLVTMVKGQQGIGILPGFVIDQNDLEIASVPLESEVKITYGLAYLKSDDRLFLHDLIHLMKEVILNEHD, encoded by the coding sequence ATGAATTTTACACAAATCAATGTATTTATCAATGTGGCAGAAACCCTGAATTTCTCAGAAACAGCGCAAAAAATGCATATGACCCAACCATCTATTACTAAAAATATTCAGCAACTAGAATTAGAATTGACTAAAAAATTATTTAACAGAAACAAAGGAATAGTCTCACTAACGGCAGAAGGTGAATTTTTTTATCACAATATTAGTGATATTATGTTGCGAATTGAGCAAACAGTCACGCAAGTTAAGCAACAGGATTTTTTTGATAATATTACTTTGGGATATACAAATACTCCGTTCGAAAAAATGTTTTTGCCAAAACTACTAAAAAGGATGGCCACCGATTTAGATAATGTTAATCTGGCTCTTCATAATTTTAATTTAAATAGTAGTGTGGATGCTTTATTAAGCAAGCGTTTCGATTTACTGTTAACAACGGATGATAATGTTGGAATCAATAAAAATATTGCTTTTGAACCGATTTTAGAATCAAATTTCAAAGTATTATTACCGGTAACTGATCGTCTGGCAAAAAGGTCGGTTTTAACAATTGATGATTTGATAAATAGTGATATTATTTATTTCAATCCTCGTCAATCCCCACCAGCAATTGATCAGGTACAAATGACATTGAAAGACTTAGGTCCAAAACGTAAATTCAATGTAGCTGAGACGGCAAATACCTTAGTCACAATGGTTAAAGGTCAACAAGGAATTGGGATTCTTCCAGGTTTTGTAATTGATCAAAATGATCTTGAAATTGCTAGCGTTCCACTTGAGAGTGAAGTGAAAATAACCTATGGTCTTGCTTATTTGAAGTCTGATGATCGATTATTTCTTCATGATTTAATTCATTTAATGAAAGAAGTTATTTTAAATGAACATGATTAA
- a CDS encoding NmrA family NAD(P)-binding protein codes for MRYIVTGADGKLAGRVAEIMLKNVSGDQLTFTCYDMNRLPADKLKRWQDAGVRVVEADYNDKESLVKAFADGDRLFLISGLDVGKRVQQHKNAIDAAIENGVQHITYTSFVGATDPAYEHVFVTPDHTATEEYLESTGIQYAALRNNLYLETFMTMRAMLAFMSDGRWVTTAGEGKATLVHKDDCAAAAAAALLGKGGDRKVFNIVGSQAISVRELCEIIAKRSGVDLEYVPATQEEYYSYLEKLNIPHDMSGDFSKSPAPFSANDVVDNDQAVGDGLFNVESNDIEFLTGNKPKTAMDIAANFDYIWRDNITNWRQMK; via the coding sequence ATGCGTTATATCGTTACTGGTGCCGATGGAAAATTAGCAGGTCGTGTTGCCGAAATTATGTTGAAAAACGTTAGTGGTGATCAACTTACTTTCACTTGTTATGACATGAACCGTCTTCCTGCTGATAAATTAAAACGTTGGCAAGATGCTGGTGTTCGCGTTGTTGAAGCTGATTATAATGATAAAGAATCATTAGTAAAAGCTTTTGCTGATGGAGATCGACTCTTCTTAATCTCTGGATTAGATGTTGGTAAGCGTGTTCAACAACACAAAAATGCAATTGATGCAGCAATTGAAAATGGCGTTCAACATATCACATATACTTCATTCGTTGGAGCTACGGATCCAGCTTATGAACATGTCTTTGTAACTCCAGACCATACTGCTACTGAAGAATACCTTGAATCTACTGGGATTCAATATGCCGCCCTTCGAAACAATCTCTATCTTGAAACATTCATGACAATGCGCGCCATGCTTGCATTTATGTCTGATGGACGTTGGGTTACAACTGCCGGTGAAGGTAAAGCAACCCTAGTTCATAAGGATGATTGTGCCGCTGCCGCTGCCGCTGCTCTTCTTGGTAAAGGTGGAGACCGTAAAGTATTTAACATCGTTGGTTCACAAGCAATTTCAGTTCGTGAGCTTTGCGAAATCATCGCTAAACGCTCTGGTGTAGATCTTGAATATGTTCCCGCAACCCAAGAAGAATATTATTCATATCTTGAGAAATTAAATATTCCTCATGACATGAGTGGTGACTTTTCAAAATCTCCTGCTCCATTCAGCGCTAATGATGTTGTAGATAACGATCAAGCTGTTGGTGATGGTTTGTTTAATGTCGAATCTAATGATATCGAATTCTTAACAGGTAACAAGCCTAAAACTGCCATGGATATTGCCGCTAATTTTGACTATATCTGGCGTGATAACATTACCAACTGGCGACAAATGAAGTAA
- a CDS encoding MgtC/SapB family protein — protein sequence MEFNFIIKLLLSVVLGIAIGLERQTRFKSAGVRTHALVSLGGALVMIISKYGFMDLLNLNNIALDPSRIAAQVVSGIGFLGAGLIIVKGDKFLSVSGLTTAAGVWVTSGIGMAVGADMYILAISGTVIIIILQLILYKFKDFNLHTIYHVRMTSSIDDEQVNEYLSQIRSNKFNPVIDAIKLEHKQISTELTVVLSNTDDLIDLKQSMPNNIFIEITGE from the coding sequence ATGGAATTTAATTTTATCATTAAACTATTATTATCTGTCGTTTTAGGTATAGCTATTGGCTTAGAGCGTCAAACTCGCTTTAAATCAGCTGGGGTTAGAACCCACGCTCTAGTTTCCTTGGGCGGCGCTTTAGTGATGATTATTTCAAAATATGGATTTATGGATCTTTTAAATCTAAATAACATCGCTTTAGACCCATCACGAATTGCTGCTCAAGTTGTTAGTGGAATTGGATTTTTAGGGGCTGGACTAATCATTGTTAAAGGTGATAAGTTTCTCAGTGTCTCTGGTTTGACTACAGCCGCTGGTGTCTGGGTTACTTCTGGAATTGGAATGGCTGTTGGTGCAGATATGTATATCTTAGCAATTAGTGGTACTGTTATTATTATTATCTTGCAATTGATTTTATATAAATTTAAAGATTTTAATCTTCATACTATCTACCATGTTCGTATGACCAGCTCTATCGATGATGAACAGGTCAATGAATATCTAAGCCAAATTAGATCAAATAAATTCAACCCAGTTATTGATGCAATCAAATTGGAGCACAAACAAATTAGTACTGAATTAACGGTGGTTCTATCAAATACTGATGATTTGATTGATCTAAAACAATCAATGCCAAATAACATTTTTATCGAAATTACTGGTGAATAA